DNA from Aquaspirillum sp. LM1:
CAGCTGCGTTTTGGCGTGGCCTACGACCAATCCCCGGTGCCGGACGAAGAACACCGTCTGTCCACCATGCCGGACAACGACCGCATCTGGCTGTCGTTTGGCGGCAAGTATGACCTGAGCAAGACCAGCTCGATCAACGTGGCGTACAGCTACATCCACATCAAGGACTCCACTGCCAAGGTGAACGGCTATTGCGGTGGTGCCACTGCGGGTGCAGTCAACTGCGTGTCCAGCTACACCGCTGGCCAGGCTGATTACAAGAGCCACGCCCATATTCTGGGTGTGCAGTACAACCACCAGTTCTGATGGGGGTTCCGCCCGGTTTTGATGCCGGGCGGCCAACCTGGTGCGTGGCCAGCCCCGCTGTTCAAGGGCGGGGGAAACGCCAGTTTATCGTTGTGTGAACTGAGTGCAGGCCGTAGTATTCCTGCACTGCTGCCTTGCCGCAGGGAAACCTGCCCAAGGCAGCAGTTTGTAAACAAGCGTTTTAAACGTTTAAATTAGTGATACACCATCGGATGGCCCTGCCATCCGGCCTGTGGGTGGGGATAAACAGATTTCAACCGGAACATACCGGCAATCGCAGGGCCACCCCGCCCGTTTTGCAAGTGCTGACCATTCTGAGGAAACCATGTCTCAAGCCAAATTCAACGTGCGCAAGGTAGCCGTGCTGGGCGCCGGTGTGATGGGAGCGCAAATTGCTGCTCACCTCGTCAACGCCAAGGTGCAAACTGTACTGTTTGACCTGCCGGCAAAAGAAGGCAACAAGAACGGCATCGCGCTCAAAGCCATTGCCGGGCTGAAAAAACTCAAGCCAGCGCCGCTGGCAGGCCGCGATCGGGCCGACTACATCACCCCGGCCAACTACGAAGAACATCTGCATTTGCTGCAGGACTGCGATCTGGTGATTGAAGCCATTGCCGAACGCATGGACTGGAAAGCCGACCTTTACCAAAAAGTGGCCCCGCATCTGGGCGCGCACACCATTTTTGCCACCAACACCTCCGGCCTGAGCATCAACACCCTGGCCCAGGCCTGCCCGGACAGCCTGCGCCCGCGCTTTTGCGGCGTACACTTTTTCAACCCGCCGCGCTATATGCACCTGGTGGAAATCATCCCCTGCCTGACCAGCGACGCTGGCGTGCTGGACAACCTGGAACGCTTCCTGGTCACCACCCTGGGCAAGGGCGTGGTGCGCGCCAAAGACACCCCGAACTTTGTCGCCAACCGCATCGGCGTGTTCTCCATGCTGGCCACCATCGCCAATGCCGAAAAATACGGCATCCGCTTTGACGTGGTGGACGACCTCACCGGCCCGCGCCTGGGCCGCCCGAAATCCGCCACCTTCCGCACCGCCGACGTGGTGGGCCTGGATACTTTTGCCCACGTGGTCAAGACCATGCAGGACACCCTGCCCAACGACCCGTGGCACGGCCTGTTCAAAACCCCGGCCTGGCTGGCCGCGCTGATTGAAAAAGGCGCGCTGGGGCAAAAAACCAAGTGCGGCATCTACAAAAAAGAAGGCAAGCAAACCCTGGTGCTCGACCCGGCCAAGGGTGAATACGTCAATGCCGGCGAAAAGGGCGACGACGCGGTCAAGGCCATCCTGAAAGAAACCAACCCGGCGGTGAAATTCAAAAAGCTGCGCGACAGCCAGCACCCGCAGGCGCAGTTCCTGTGGGCGTGCTTTCGCGACGTGTTCCACTACATCGCCTACCACCTGGCCGACGTGGCCGACAACGCCCGCGACCTCGACCTGGCCATCCGCTGGGGCTTTGGCTGGTCGGTTGGCCCGTTTGAAACCTGGCAGGCCGCCGGCTGGCAGCAAGTGGCCGGCTGGATGCAAGAAGACATCGCCGCTGGCCACAGCCTGAGCCAGGCCGCGCTGCCGGCCTGGGCGCTGGAAGCCGACCGCGCAGGCGTACACTTTGCCCACGGCTCGTACAACGCCGCCCAAGGCACGCTGGCCGGCCGCTCCACCCTGGACGTTTACCAGCGCCAGCTGGCCCCGGCCCGCGTGCTGGGCGAAGATGCGCCGCAACTGGGCGAAACCGTGTTCGAAACCGAAGGCGGCGTGCGCGCCTTCACCTCGGGCGACGGCGTGCTGGTGGTGAGCTTCACCTCCAAGGCCCACGCCATTGGCCCGGCAGTGATCGAAGGGCTGAACAAGGCCATCGACCTGGCCGAAGCGCAATATAAAGCCCTGGTGATCTGGCAAACCGAAGAGCCGTTCTCGGTGGGCGCCGACCTGCAATCGATGATGCCGGCCTTCATGACCGGCAACTGGGCGGCGATTGACGACACCGTGCGTCAGTTCCAGAACACCTCGATGCGCCTGCGCTACAGCCTTGTGCCGGTGGTGGCGGCCTCGCAAGGCTACGCCTTTGGCGGCGGCTGCGAGTTCCTGATGCACTGCGACAAGGTAGTGGCCGCGCTGGAAACCTATATCGGCCTGGTGGAAGTGGGTGTGGGCCTGCTGCCGGGCGGCGGCGGCTGCAAGGAATTTGCCCTGCGCGCCGCGCAGGAATCCCGTGGCGACGTGCTGGCCGCGCTGAAAGACTATTTCATGGCCATCGCCACCGCCAAGGTGGGGACCAGCGCGCTGGAAGGCCAGGCCATCGGCTACCTGAAAAAGACCGACACCGTGGTGTTCAATGTGCACGAGCTGCTGTACGTGGCCAAGCAAGAAGCGCTGGCCATGGCCGAAGCCGGCTATCGCCCGCCGCTGAAGGCCAAGGGCTTCCCGGTGGCCGGCCGCAGCGGCGCCGCCTCGATCAAGGGCCAGCTGGTGAACATGCTGGAAGGCAATTTCATCAGCAAGCATGACTTCACCATCGCCAGCCTGATTGCCGACGTGATGACCGGCGGCGACCTGGAAGCTGGCACGCTGGTGGACGAACAATGGCTGCTGGATCTGGAGCGCA
Protein-coding regions in this window:
- a CDS encoding 3-hydroxyacyl-CoA dehydrogenase/enoyl-CoA hydratase family protein, whose protein sequence is MSQAKFNVRKVAVLGAGVMGAQIAAHLVNAKVQTVLFDLPAKEGNKNGIALKAIAGLKKLKPAPLAGRDRADYITPANYEEHLHLLQDCDLVIEAIAERMDWKADLYQKVAPHLGAHTIFATNTSGLSINTLAQACPDSLRPRFCGVHFFNPPRYMHLVEIIPCLTSDAGVLDNLERFLVTTLGKGVVRAKDTPNFVANRIGVFSMLATIANAEKYGIRFDVVDDLTGPRLGRPKSATFRTADVVGLDTFAHVVKTMQDTLPNDPWHGLFKTPAWLAALIEKGALGQKTKCGIYKKEGKQTLVLDPAKGEYVNAGEKGDDAVKAILKETNPAVKFKKLRDSQHPQAQFLWACFRDVFHYIAYHLADVADNARDLDLAIRWGFGWSVGPFETWQAAGWQQVAGWMQEDIAAGHSLSQAALPAWALEADRAGVHFAHGSYNAAQGTLAGRSTLDVYQRQLAPARVLGEDAPQLGETVFETEGGVRAFTSGDGVLVVSFTSKAHAIGPAVIEGLNKAIDLAEAQYKALVIWQTEEPFSVGADLQSMMPAFMTGNWAAIDDTVRQFQNTSMRLRYSLVPVVAASQGYAFGGGCEFLMHCDKVVAALETYIGLVEVGVGLLPGGGGCKEFALRAAQESRGDVLAALKDYFMAIATAKVGTSALEGQAIGYLKKTDTVVFNVHELLYVAKQEALAMAEAGYRPPLKAKGFPVAGRSGAASIKGQLVNMLEGNFISKHDFTIASLIADVMTGGDLEAGTLVDEQWLLDLERKAFMSLLKNPLSQARIANMLTTGKPLRN